TAAATTTCTCCAAAGCTCAACATCGTTGAACCTTATGCCACCCATCCAACCGTTAGATCCGCTATTGTCACGCATTGTATAACCAACAAGCGAGACATTATCTTCAACAACCAGAAGTTCAGTCCATTCGTTTGCTGAACCTGCGGCATAAAATATTTCACTCACAACCACAGGCTGCGACATATTTATATTAAAATTTGCCAGCAATAAAGCTAACAGCAGTAATAACTTTTTCATAATTTCTCACTTACAAAGAAAAAAAGCATTATTTTTGTATATATTCATTAACGTATTAAATCGTATTTACATATAATATTAAATAAATATAAAAAAAGACAAATGAACAACTACAAAAGTTTAAAAATAACGGGATTTTACCAAATTATATTATCAATTTTTCTAATTTTTATATATAATATTCTTGCTGTTTCTGTTTTTCCTCCTGATTTGTCATCAGGTGCACCTGTTCCGAGTATTTCTTTTTTATTATCTTCGCAAATTTTAGGCTTCTTTTTTACATCTGTAACATTAATTTTTGCTTTCAGAGTTTTCGAAATCAACGAATATCTCAAGTTTGATATATCTTTTTTGGGATTGATGCTGGCTTTGTCCACTCTACTGCTTGCGATTATTTTAATATCTTCGGCAGAATATTTACAAAAGTCAATAGTTCCGGTATATTTAATCAGCAGTTATTTGTCAATGTCGGGCGAGCTGCATTCAGGCTATGAGTCTCTCGCCAGAATGCTGGTTGAGGTACAACCTGCAATGCTGTACTTAGCCGGGGCTCTTTTACCGGCAGTCT
This is a stretch of genomic DNA from Ignavibacteriota bacterium. It encodes these proteins:
- a CDS encoding CPBP family intramembrane metalloprotease, producing MNNYKSLKITGFYQIILSIFLIFIYNILAVSVFPPDLSSGAPVPSISFLLSSQILGFFFTSVTLIFAFRVFEINEYLKFDISFLGLMLALSTLLLAIILISSAEYLQKSIVPVYLISSYLSMSGELHSGYESLARMLVEVQPAMLYLAGALLPAVCEEFFFRGFLLQLSLKYYSKLTSLFIVSAIFSLLHFQIIAVLPLFIFGFLLGLLTLKTGRLSYAVLVHFLNNTFTLYIVSN